A DNA window from Brassica napus cultivar Da-Ae chromosome A4, Da-Ae, whole genome shotgun sequence contains the following coding sequences:
- the LOC106445022 gene encoding NADH dehydrogenase [ubiquinone] iron-sulfur protein 1, mitochondrial, producing the protein MGVGILASRAIRPASRLLRSQPSNLFLRTIVSKPELQSPEAAAVSQPEPPKNQILPPRNPVGGARVHFTNPEDAIEVFVDGYAVKVPKGFTVLQACEVAGVDIPRFCYHSRLSIAGNCRMCLVEVEKSPKPVASCAMPALPGMKIKTDTPIAKKAREGVMEFLLMNHPLDCPICDQGGECDLQDQSMAFGSDRGRFTEMKRSVVDKNLGPLVKTVMTRCIQCTRCVRFASEVAGVQDLGMLGRGSGEEIGTYVEKLMTSELSGNVIDICPVGALTSKPFAFKARNWELKGTETIDVSDAVGSNIRVDSRGPEVMRIIPRLNEDINEEWISDKTRFSYDGLKRQRLSDPMIRDSDGRFKAVSWRDALAVVGDIIHQVKSDEIVGIAGQLSDAESMMVLKDFVNRMGSDNVWCEGTAVGVDADLRYSYLMNSSISGLENADLFLLVGTQPRVEAAMVNARICKTVRASNAKVAYIGPPADFNYDCKHLGTGPDTLKEIAEGRHPFCSALKNAKNPAIIVGAGLFNRTDKDAILSAVESIAQANNVVRPDWNGLNYLLLYAAQAAALDLGLIQQSAKALESAKFVYLMGADDVDVDKIPKDAFVVYQGHHGDKAVYRANVILPASAFTEKEGTYENTEGFTQQTVPAVPTVGDARDDWKIVRALSEVSGVNLPYNSIEGVRSRIKSVAPNLVHTDEREPAAFGPSLKPECKETMSTTPFKPVVENFYMTNAITRASKIMAQCSAVLLKK; encoded by the exons ATGGGTGTAGGAATCTTAGCTTCTCGAGCGATTCGACCAGCTTCTCGTCTTCTCCGATCTCAACCCTCCAATCTCTTCCTCCGCACCATCGTCTCGAAACCAGAGCTCCAATCTCCCGAAGCCGCCGCTGTCTCTCAGCCCGAGCCTCCGAAGAATCAGATCCTCCCTCCGAGGAACCCCGTCGGCGGAGCGCGCGTCCATTTCACCAACCCTGAGGATGCGATCGAGGTCTTCGTCGACGGTTACGCGGTCAAAGTCCCTAAAGGCTTCACTGTTCTGCAGGCCTGCGAGGTCGCCGGAGTTGATATCCCGAGGTTCTGTTACCATTCTCGCTTGTCGATTGCTGGAAACTGCAGGATGTGTCTTGTTGAGGTTGAGAAATCTCCCAAGCCTGTAGCTTCATGTGCTATGCCTGCTCTTCCCG GGATGAAGATTAAGACGGACACACCAATAGCAAAGAAGGCGAGGGAGGGAGTGATGGAGTTTCTGTTGATGAACCATCCTCTGGATTGTCCTATATGTGACCAAGGAGGGGAGTGTGATCTTCAGGACCAGTCTATGGCCTTTGGATCTGACAGAGGCCGTTTCACCGAGATGAAAAGATCTGTTGTTGATAAGAATCTCGGTCCTCTTGTCAAGACTGTTATGACTCGGTGTATCCAGTGTACAAG GTGTGTACGATTTGCTTCAGAAGTTGCTGGGGTTCAGGATCTTGGAATGCTAGGCCGTGGAAGCGGAGAAGAAATTGGAACTTATGTTGAAAAGCTTATGACTAGTGAACTCTCTGGAAATGTTATCGACATCTGTCCTGTGGGAGCCTTGACCTCAAAGCCCTTTGCCTTTAAGGCCAGGAACTGGGAGTTGAAAGGAACGGAAACCATTGATGTTAGTGATGCTGTTGGGTCTAACATCCGTGTTGATAGTAGAGGACCTGAGGTGATGCGTATCATTCCACGCCTTAATGAG GATATAAACGAAGAGTGGATATCTGACAAAACCCGATTCAGCTATGACGGTCTGAAAAGGCAAAGGCTGAGCGACCCTATGATTCGAGATTCAGATGGACGATTCAAGGCAGTGAGCTGGCGTGATGCCTTGGCCGTTGTGGGTGATATCATCCATCAGGTGAAGTCAGATGAGATTGTTGGAATAGCAGGTCAGCTATCTGATGCTGAATCCATGATGGTATTGAAAGACTTCGTTAACAGAATGGGTTCAGACAACGTCTGGTGTGAAGGAACAGCTGTTGGTGTTGATGCTGATCTTAGGTACAGCTATCTAATGAACAGTAGCATCAGTGGGCTTGAGAACGCAGATCTTTTCCTCCTCGTTGGTACCCAGCCTAGAGTTGAAGCTGCAATGGTGAACGCTAGGATCTGCAAGACAGTCCGTGCTTCGAATGCCAAGGTTGCATACATTGGTCCGCCTGCAGATTTCAACTACGACTGCAAACACCTCGGGACTGGACCTGATACCCTCAAGGAAATCGCTGAGGGACGTCACCCGTTCTGCTCGGCTCTCAAGAACGCCAAAAACCCTGCAATCATTGTTGGCGCCGGTCTCTTCAACAGAACGGACAAAGATGCTATCCTCTCTGCTGTTGAGTCCATTGCACAGGCCAACAATGTCGTCAGACCAGACTGGAACGGGCTTAACTATCTCCTCCTGTACGCTGCTCAAGCAGCTGCTCTTGATCTTGGTCTAATTCAACAGTCTGCTAAAGCCCTTGAGTCTGCGAAATTCGTCTACTTGATGGGAGCAGACGATGTAGATGTTGACAAGATTCCTAAAGACGCCTTTGTGGTTTACCAAGGTCACCATGGAGACAAAGCGGTTTACCGTGCAAACGTAATCCTCCCTGCTTCGGCCTTCACCGAGAAAGAAGGAACCTATGAGAACACAGAAGGATTCACCCAACAGACTGTTCCCGCTGTCCCGACGGTTGGTGATGCAAGAGATGACTGGAAGATTGTGAGAGCTTTGTCCGAGGTCTCGGGTGTGAATCTTCCATACAACTCAATAGAAGGTGTTAGATCGAGGATCAAGAGCGTCGCACCAAATCTAGTCCACACAGATGAACGAGAGCCAGCTGCTTTTGGGCCATCGTTGAAGCCTGAGTGCAAGGAGACAATGAGCACAACGCCGTTCAAACCAGTGGTCGAGAATTTTTACATGACAAACGCCATCACGAGAGCATCAAAGATCATGGCACAGTGCAGTGCTGTCCTCTTGAAGAAGTGA